Proteins encoded in a region of the Leopardus geoffroyi isolate Oge1 chromosome E2, O.geoffroyi_Oge1_pat1.0, whole genome shotgun sequence genome:
- the TNNI3 gene encoding troponin I, cardiac muscle isoform X1 — MTTPAGSGTGFGSVSWWGLSPALDLQAESPPVDPDLREDTEHTTPELDVLLVGSVDGRHLLRTLARAALWPRRRLHVSRDCGVGGDRRMKFYVLENNLEAVARHMLIFSLALEEPEKMGLQERSETFLEVWGNALLRPQVAAFVRAQADRLARLVPEPHRLAEQLPWLSLSALKFRERDALEAVFRFWAGGEKGPEVFPMSRLWDSRLRHYLGSRYDARRGVSDWDLHMKLHDRGARVIHTREFRRWRDTGVAFELRDSSAYHVPNRTLASGRLLSHHGERVAARGYWGDIATGPFVAFGIEADDENLLRTSNGQPVKTASEITQHNVTELFREVAAWGRPTANHGSPEQVHGEGPGSPERAAPSPEFTVHFLPLGSAQTLHHKSCYEGRFQLLYVACGMVHLLSPDLGACVAPGGHLIVELARYLVDLRQEQLQGFSARVGELAQAAGFTPQNQDRPSETFARFYKSGDSACLRSHAAVQSTTPPPGALVPPSVQSATRPPDALVPPLECPPGSLGRPEKTKVPGAFKVTPDAPLLTLQAPLAPSLPPASPGLSLSMADNDDAAGCPPPAPAPVRRRSSANYRAYATEPHAKKKSKISASRKLQLKTLMLQIAKQELEREAEERRGEKGRALSTRCQPLELAGLGFAELQDLCRQLHARVDKVDEERYDVEAKVTKNITEIADLTQKIFDLRGKFKRPTLRRVRISADAMMQALLGTRAKESLDLRAHLKQVKKEDTEKENREVGDWRKNIDALSGMEGRKKKFEG, encoded by the exons ATGACCACACCGGCAGGCTCTGGCACAGGCTTCGGCTCCGTGTCCTGGTGGGGCTTGTCCCCAGCGCTGGACCTGCAGGCTGAGA GTCCTCCTGTGGACCCAGATTTGCGGGAGGATACAGAGCACACGACCCCCGAGCTAGATGTACTGCTGGTGGGATCCGTGGATGGGCGGCACCTGCTTCGGACTCTGGCCCGGGCAGCTCTCTGGCCTCGCAGGAGGTTACATGTGAGCCGGGATTGTGGGGTGGGTGGCGACAGGAGAATGAAG TTCTATGTGCTTGAGAATAATCTGGAAGCTGTAGCCCGACACATGCTGATCTTCAGCCTAGCCTTGGAGGAACCTGAGAAGATGGGGCTGCAAG AGAGGAGCGAGACCTTCCTGGAGGTGTGGGGGAACGCGTTGCTGCGCCCCCAGGTGGCCGCCTTCGTGCGCGCGCAGGCCGACCGCCTGGCGCGCCTGGTCCCGGAGCCCCACCGCCTGGCGGAGCAGCTGCCCTGGCTCAGCCTGAGCGCCCTCAAG TTCCGCGAGCGCGACGCGCTGGAGGCTGTGTTCCGCTTCTGGGCCGGCGGGGAGAAGGGTCCTGAGGTCTTCCCCATGAGCCGCCTCTGGGACTCCAGGCTGCGTCACTACCTGGGCTCCCGTTACGACGCCCGGCGCGGTGTCAGCGACTGGGATTTGCACATGAAGCTGCACGACCGCGGG GCCCGAGTCATCCACACTCGCGAGTTCCGGCGTTGGAGGGACACAGGCGTCGCCTTTGAACTCAGAGACTCCAGCGCCTACCACGTGCCCAACCGGACCCTTGCGTCTGGCCGCCTCCTGAGCCAT CACGGGGAGCGTGTCGCAGCGCGCGGGTACTGGGGGGACATTGCCACGGGACCATTCGTGGCCTTTGGCATCGAAGCGGACGATGAGAACCTCCTGCGGACCAGCAACGGACAGCCAGTCAAG accGCGAGTGAGATCACCCAGCACAACGTGACGGAGCTGTTCCGAGAGGTGGCCGCCTGGGGGCGCCCGACAGCCAACCACGGAAGCCCTGAGCAGGTGCATGGCGAGGGCCCTGGAAGCCCAGAGCGCG CTGCCCCTTCCCCGGAATTCACCGTTCACTTCCTGCCTCTCGGCTCTGCCCAAACCCTTCACCACAAGAGCTGCTACGAGGGACGGTTCCAGCTTCTCTACGTGGCCTGTGG gATGGTGCATCTTCTCAGCCCTGACCTCGGGGCTTGCGTGGCTCCCGGAGGACACCTGATCGTGGAATTAGCCCG GTACCTGGTAGACCTGCGGCAAGAGCAGCTGCAGGGGTTTTCCGCCCGGGTCGGGGAGCTAGCTCAGGCGGCTGGATTCACCCCGCAGAACCAGGACAGGCCCTCCGAGACCTTCGCACGCTTCTACAAGTCCGGGGACTCTGCTTGCCTCCGCAGCCACGCCGCTGTGCAATCCACGACTCCGCCCCCTGGCGCCCTGGTCCCGCCCTCCGTACAATCCGCGACTCGGCCCCCTGACGCCCTGGTCCCGCCCCTTGAG TGTCCTCCGGGAAGCTTGGGCAGGCCGGAGAAGACCAAAGTCCCGGGGGCCTTCAAGGTCACCCCGGACGCCCCCTTACTGACCCTCCAAGCGCCTCttgccccttctctgcctcctgcaAGCCCTGGCCTGAGTCTCAGCATGGCGGACAA cGACGATGCG GCGGGCTGCCCGCCTCCCGCGCCGGCCCCGGTCCGACGCCGGTCCTCCGCTAACTACCGTGCGTACGCCACGGAGCCGCACGCCAAG AAAAAGTCCAAGATTTCCGCCTCGAGGAAACTGCAGCTGAAG ACCCTGATGCTGCAGATCGCGAAGCAGGAGCTTGAGCGGGAGGCGGAGGAGCGGCGCGGAGAGAAGGGGCGCGCTCTGAGCACGCGGTGCCAGCCTCTGGAGTTGGCCGGGCTGGGCTTCGCGGAGCTGCAG GACTTGTGCCGACAACTCCACGCCCGCGTGGACAAAGTGGATGAAGAGAGATACGACGTGGAGGCAAAAGTCACCAAGAACATCACAGAG ATCGCAGATCTGACCCAGAAGATCTTTGACCTTCGGGGCAAGTTTAAGCGGCCCACCCTGCGGAGAGTGAGGATCTCTGCAGATGCCATGATGCAGGCACTGCTGGGCACTAGGGCTAAGGAGTCCTTAGACCTGCGGGCCCACCTCAAGCAGGTGAAGAAGGAGGACACAGAGAAG GAAAACCGGGAGGTGGGAGACTGGCGGAAAAACATCGACGCGCTGAGCGGCATGGAGGGCCGCAAGAAAAAGTTTGAGGGCTGA
- the TNNI3 gene encoding troponin I, cardiac muscle isoform X2: MTTPAGSGTGFGSVSWWGLSPALDLQAESPPVDPDLREDTEHTTPELDVLLVGSVDGRHLLRTLARAALWPRRRLHFYVLENNLEAVARHMLIFSLALEEPEKMGLQERSETFLEVWGNALLRPQVAAFVRAQADRLARLVPEPHRLAEQLPWLSLSALKFRERDALEAVFRFWAGGEKGPEVFPMSRLWDSRLRHYLGSRYDARRGVSDWDLHMKLHDRGARVIHTREFRRWRDTGVAFELRDSSAYHVPNRTLASGRLLSHHGERVAARGYWGDIATGPFVAFGIEADDENLLRTSNGQPVKTASEITQHNVTELFREVAAWGRPTANHGSPEQVHGEGPGSPERAAPSPEFTVHFLPLGSAQTLHHKSCYEGRFQLLYVACGMVHLLSPDLGACVAPGGHLIVELARYLVDLRQEQLQGFSARVGELAQAAGFTPQNQDRPSETFARFYKSGDSACLRSHAAVQSTTPPPGALVPPSVQSATRPPDALVPPLECPPGSLGRPEKTKVPGAFKVTPDAPLLTLQAPLAPSLPPASPGLSLSMADNDDAAGCPPPAPAPVRRRSSANYRAYATEPHAKKKSKISASRKLQLKTLMLQIAKQELEREAEERRGEKGRALSTRCQPLELAGLGFAELQDLCRQLHARVDKVDEERYDVEAKVTKNITEIADLTQKIFDLRGKFKRPTLRRVRISADAMMQALLGTRAKESLDLRAHLKQVKKEDTEKENREVGDWRKNIDALSGMEGRKKKFEG, from the exons ATGACCACACCGGCAGGCTCTGGCACAGGCTTCGGCTCCGTGTCCTGGTGGGGCTTGTCCCCAGCGCTGGACCTGCAGGCTGAGA GTCCTCCTGTGGACCCAGATTTGCGGGAGGATACAGAGCACACGACCCCCGAGCTAGATGTACTGCTGGTGGGATCCGTGGATGGGCGGCACCTGCTTCGGACTCTGGCCCGGGCAGCTCTCTGGCCTCGCAGGAGGTTACAT TTCTATGTGCTTGAGAATAATCTGGAAGCTGTAGCCCGACACATGCTGATCTTCAGCCTAGCCTTGGAGGAACCTGAGAAGATGGGGCTGCAAG AGAGGAGCGAGACCTTCCTGGAGGTGTGGGGGAACGCGTTGCTGCGCCCCCAGGTGGCCGCCTTCGTGCGCGCGCAGGCCGACCGCCTGGCGCGCCTGGTCCCGGAGCCCCACCGCCTGGCGGAGCAGCTGCCCTGGCTCAGCCTGAGCGCCCTCAAG TTCCGCGAGCGCGACGCGCTGGAGGCTGTGTTCCGCTTCTGGGCCGGCGGGGAGAAGGGTCCTGAGGTCTTCCCCATGAGCCGCCTCTGGGACTCCAGGCTGCGTCACTACCTGGGCTCCCGTTACGACGCCCGGCGCGGTGTCAGCGACTGGGATTTGCACATGAAGCTGCACGACCGCGGG GCCCGAGTCATCCACACTCGCGAGTTCCGGCGTTGGAGGGACACAGGCGTCGCCTTTGAACTCAGAGACTCCAGCGCCTACCACGTGCCCAACCGGACCCTTGCGTCTGGCCGCCTCCTGAGCCAT CACGGGGAGCGTGTCGCAGCGCGCGGGTACTGGGGGGACATTGCCACGGGACCATTCGTGGCCTTTGGCATCGAAGCGGACGATGAGAACCTCCTGCGGACCAGCAACGGACAGCCAGTCAAG accGCGAGTGAGATCACCCAGCACAACGTGACGGAGCTGTTCCGAGAGGTGGCCGCCTGGGGGCGCCCGACAGCCAACCACGGAAGCCCTGAGCAGGTGCATGGCGAGGGCCCTGGAAGCCCAGAGCGCG CTGCCCCTTCCCCGGAATTCACCGTTCACTTCCTGCCTCTCGGCTCTGCCCAAACCCTTCACCACAAGAGCTGCTACGAGGGACGGTTCCAGCTTCTCTACGTGGCCTGTGG gATGGTGCATCTTCTCAGCCCTGACCTCGGGGCTTGCGTGGCTCCCGGAGGACACCTGATCGTGGAATTAGCCCG GTACCTGGTAGACCTGCGGCAAGAGCAGCTGCAGGGGTTTTCCGCCCGGGTCGGGGAGCTAGCTCAGGCGGCTGGATTCACCCCGCAGAACCAGGACAGGCCCTCCGAGACCTTCGCACGCTTCTACAAGTCCGGGGACTCTGCTTGCCTCCGCAGCCACGCCGCTGTGCAATCCACGACTCCGCCCCCTGGCGCCCTGGTCCCGCCCTCCGTACAATCCGCGACTCGGCCCCCTGACGCCCTGGTCCCGCCCCTTGAG TGTCCTCCGGGAAGCTTGGGCAGGCCGGAGAAGACCAAAGTCCCGGGGGCCTTCAAGGTCACCCCGGACGCCCCCTTACTGACCCTCCAAGCGCCTCttgccccttctctgcctcctgcaAGCCCTGGCCTGAGTCTCAGCATGGCGGACAA cGACGATGCG GCGGGCTGCCCGCCTCCCGCGCCGGCCCCGGTCCGACGCCGGTCCTCCGCTAACTACCGTGCGTACGCCACGGAGCCGCACGCCAAG AAAAAGTCCAAGATTTCCGCCTCGAGGAAACTGCAGCTGAAG ACCCTGATGCTGCAGATCGCGAAGCAGGAGCTTGAGCGGGAGGCGGAGGAGCGGCGCGGAGAGAAGGGGCGCGCTCTGAGCACGCGGTGCCAGCCTCTGGAGTTGGCCGGGCTGGGCTTCGCGGAGCTGCAG GACTTGTGCCGACAACTCCACGCCCGCGTGGACAAAGTGGATGAAGAGAGATACGACGTGGAGGCAAAAGTCACCAAGAACATCACAGAG ATCGCAGATCTGACCCAGAAGATCTTTGACCTTCGGGGCAAGTTTAAGCGGCCCACCCTGCGGAGAGTGAGGATCTCTGCAGATGCCATGATGCAGGCACTGCTGGGCACTAGGGCTAAGGAGTCCTTAGACCTGCGGGCCCACCTCAAGCAGGTGAAGAAGGAGGACACAGAGAAG GAAAACCGGGAGGTGGGAGACTGGCGGAAAAACATCGACGCGCTGAGCGGCATGGAGGGCCGCAAGAAAAAGTTTGAGGGCTGA
- the TNNI3 gene encoding troponin I, cardiac muscle isoform X3, with amino-acid sequence MADNDDAAGCPPPAPAPVRRRSSANYRAYATEPHAKKKSKISASRKLQLKTLMLQIAKQELEREAEERRGEKGRALSTRCQPLELAGLGFAELQDLCRQLHARVDKVDEERYDVEAKVTKNITEIADLTQKIFDLRGKFKRPTLRRVRISADAMMQALLGTRAKESLDLRAHLKQVKKEDTEKENREVGDWRKNIDALSGMEGRKKKFEG; translated from the exons ATGGCGGACAA cGACGATGCG GCGGGCTGCCCGCCTCCCGCGCCGGCCCCGGTCCGACGCCGGTCCTCCGCTAACTACCGTGCGTACGCCACGGAGCCGCACGCCAAG AAAAAGTCCAAGATTTCCGCCTCGAGGAAACTGCAGCTGAAG ACCCTGATGCTGCAGATCGCGAAGCAGGAGCTTGAGCGGGAGGCGGAGGAGCGGCGCGGAGAGAAGGGGCGCGCTCTGAGCACGCGGTGCCAGCCTCTGGAGTTGGCCGGGCTGGGCTTCGCGGAGCTGCAG GACTTGTGCCGACAACTCCACGCCCGCGTGGACAAAGTGGATGAAGAGAGATACGACGTGGAGGCAAAAGTCACCAAGAACATCACAGAG ATCGCAGATCTGACCCAGAAGATCTTTGACCTTCGGGGCAAGTTTAAGCGGCCCACCCTGCGGAGAGTGAGGATCTCTGCAGATGCCATGATGCAGGCACTGCTGGGCACTAGGGCTAAGGAGTCCTTAGACCTGCGGGCCCACCTCAAGCAGGTGAAGAAGGAGGACACAGAGAAG GAAAACCGGGAGGTGGGAGACTGGCGGAAAAACATCGACGCGCTGAGCGGCATGGAGGGCCGCAAGAAAAAGTTTGAGGGCTGA
- the TNNT1 gene encoding troponin T, slow skeletal muscle isoform X3: MSDTEEQEYEEEQPEEEAAEEEEEEEERPKPRPVVPPLIPPKIPEGERVDFDDIHRKRMEKDLLELQTLIDVHFEQRKKEEEELIALKERIERRRAERAEQQRFRTEKERERQAKLAEEKMRKEEEEAKKRAEDDAKKKKVLSNMGAHFGGYLVKAEQKRGKRQTGREMKLRILSERKKPLNIDHMGEDQLREKAQELSDWIHQLESEKFDLMAKLKQQKYEINVLYNRISHAQKFRKGAGKGRVGGRWK; this comes from the exons ATGTCTGACACCGAGGAGCAGGAATATGAGGA ggagcagCCCGAAG AGGAGGctgcggaggaggaggagga AGAAGAGGAGCGGCCCAAACCAAG GCCTGTGGTCCCTCCGCTGATTCCCCCGAAGATCCCAGAAGGAGAACGTGTGGACTTCGAT GACATCCACCGGAAGCGCATGGAGAAGGATCTGCTGGAGCTGCAGACGCTCATCGACGTGCATTTTGAGCAgcggaagaaggaggaagaggagctcATAGCGCTGAAAGAGCGCATT gagCGGCGCCGGGCAGAGAGAGCTGAACAACAGCGCTTCAGAACCGAGAAGGAGCGCGAGCGTCAGGCTAAGCTGGCG GAGGAGAAAATgcggaaggaggaagaagaggccaAGAAGCGGGCGGAGGATGATGCCAAAAAGAAGAAGGTTCTATCCAACATGGGAGCCCATTTTGGGGGTTACCTGGTCAAG GCAGAACAAAAGCGTGGTAAGCGCCAGACAGGCCGGGAGATGAAACTCCGCATCCTGTCTGAGCGTAAAAAGCCTCTGAACATCGACCACATGGGAGAAGACCAACTCCG GGAGAAGGCCCAGGAGCTGTCGGACTGGATCCACCAGCTGGAGTCCGAGAAGTTTGACCTTATGGCGAAGCTGAAGCAGCAGAAGTATGAG ATCAATGTGCTGTACAACCGCATCAGCCACGCCCAGAAGTT ccggaagggggcagggaagggccgTGTTGGAGGCCGCTGGAAGTGA
- the TNNT1 gene encoding troponin T, slow skeletal muscle isoform X1, with amino-acid sequence MSDTEEQEYEEEQPEEEAAEEEEEEAAEEPEPVAEREEERPKPRPVVPPLIPPKIPEGERVDFDDIHRKRMEKDLLELQTLIDVHFEQRKKEEEELIALKERIERRRAERAEQQRFRTEKERERQAKLAEEKMRKEEEEAKKRAEDDAKKKKVLSNMGAHFGGYLVKAEQKRGKRQTGREMKLRILSERKKPLNIDHMGEDQLREKAQELSDWIHQLESEKFDLMAKLKQQKYEINVLYNRISHAQKFRKGAGKGRVGGRWK; translated from the exons ATGTCTGACACCGAGGAGCAGGAATATGAGGA ggagcagCCCGAAG AGGAGGctgcggaggaggaggaggaggaag ccgCCGAGGAGCCGGAGCCGGTGGCAGAGCGAG AAGAGGAGCGGCCCAAACCAAG GCCTGTGGTCCCTCCGCTGATTCCCCCGAAGATCCCAGAAGGAGAACGTGTGGACTTCGAT GACATCCACCGGAAGCGCATGGAGAAGGATCTGCTGGAGCTGCAGACGCTCATCGACGTGCATTTTGAGCAgcggaagaaggaggaagaggagctcATAGCGCTGAAAGAGCGCATT gagCGGCGCCGGGCAGAGAGAGCTGAACAACAGCGCTTCAGAACCGAGAAGGAGCGCGAGCGTCAGGCTAAGCTGGCG GAGGAGAAAATgcggaaggaggaagaagaggccaAGAAGCGGGCGGAGGATGATGCCAAAAAGAAGAAGGTTCTATCCAACATGGGAGCCCATTTTGGGGGTTACCTGGTCAAG GCAGAACAAAAGCGTGGTAAGCGCCAGACAGGCCGGGAGATGAAACTCCGCATCCTGTCTGAGCGTAAAAAGCCTCTGAACATCGACCACATGGGAGAAGACCAACTCCG GGAGAAGGCCCAGGAGCTGTCGGACTGGATCCACCAGCTGGAGTCCGAGAAGTTTGACCTTATGGCGAAGCTGAAGCAGCAGAAGTATGAG ATCAATGTGCTGTACAACCGCATCAGCCACGCCCAGAAGTT ccggaagggggcagggaagggccgTGTTGGAGGCCGCTGGAAGTGA
- the TNNT1 gene encoding troponin T, slow skeletal muscle isoform X2: MSDTEEQEYEEEQPEEEAAEEEEEEEEERPKPRPVVPPLIPPKIPEGERVDFDDIHRKRMEKDLLELQTLIDVHFEQRKKEEEELIALKERIERRRAERAEQQRFRTEKERERQAKLAEEKMRKEEEEAKKRAEDDAKKKKVLSNMGAHFGGYLVKAEQKRGKRQTGREMKLRILSERKKPLNIDHMGEDQLREKAQELSDWIHQLESEKFDLMAKLKQQKYEINVLYNRISHAQKFRKGAGKGRVGGRWK, encoded by the exons ATGTCTGACACCGAGGAGCAGGAATATGAGGA ggagcagCCCGAAG AGGAGGctgcggaggaggaggaggaggaag AAGAGGAGCGGCCCAAACCAAG GCCTGTGGTCCCTCCGCTGATTCCCCCGAAGATCCCAGAAGGAGAACGTGTGGACTTCGAT GACATCCACCGGAAGCGCATGGAGAAGGATCTGCTGGAGCTGCAGACGCTCATCGACGTGCATTTTGAGCAgcggaagaaggaggaagaggagctcATAGCGCTGAAAGAGCGCATT gagCGGCGCCGGGCAGAGAGAGCTGAACAACAGCGCTTCAGAACCGAGAAGGAGCGCGAGCGTCAGGCTAAGCTGGCG GAGGAGAAAATgcggaaggaggaagaagaggccaAGAAGCGGGCGGAGGATGATGCCAAAAAGAAGAAGGTTCTATCCAACATGGGAGCCCATTTTGGGGGTTACCTGGTCAAG GCAGAACAAAAGCGTGGTAAGCGCCAGACAGGCCGGGAGATGAAACTCCGCATCCTGTCTGAGCGTAAAAAGCCTCTGAACATCGACCACATGGGAGAAGACCAACTCCG GGAGAAGGCCCAGGAGCTGTCGGACTGGATCCACCAGCTGGAGTCCGAGAAGTTTGACCTTATGGCGAAGCTGAAGCAGCAGAAGTATGAG ATCAATGTGCTGTACAACCGCATCAGCCACGCCCAGAAGTT ccggaagggggcagggaagggccgTGTTGGAGGCCGCTGGAAGTGA